The Ciconia boyciana chromosome 22, ASM3463844v1, whole genome shotgun sequence genome has a window encoding:
- the ORMDL3 gene encoding ORM1-like protein 3 — protein MNVGTAHSEVNPNTRVMNSRGIWLSYVLGIGLLHVVLLSIPFFSVPVVWTLTNIIHNMSMYIFLHTVKGTPFETPDQGKARLLTHWEQMDYGVQFTASRKFLTIMPIVLYFLTSFYTKYDRIHFIINTISLMSVLIPKLPQFHGVRIFGINKY, from the exons ATGAACGTGGGAACAGCACACAGCGAGGTGAATCCCAACACCCGTGTCATGAACAGCCGGGGCATCTGGTTGTCCTACGTCCTTGGAATTGGCCTGCTGCACGTCGTACTCCTGAGCATCCCCTTCTTCAGTGTCCCTGTGGTTTGGACTCTTACCAACATCATTCACAACATG AGTATGTACATCTTCCTACATACCGTGAAAGGAACTCCTTTTGAGACTCCAGACCAGGGGAAGGCTCGGCTGCTCACGCACTGGGAGCAGATGGACTACGGCGTGCAGTTCACAGCCTCACGCAAGTTCCTGACCATCATGCCCATTGTCCT GTATTTTCTAACCAGCTTTTACACAAAGTATGACCGGATACACTTCATAATCAACACCATCTCCCTTATGAGCGTCCTGATCCCCAAACTGCCTCAGTTTCACGGAGTCCGGATCTTTGGGATCAACAAGTACTGA
- the CSF3 gene encoding granulocyte colony-stimulating factor: MCSLTRVLALLLGALLWAPWRVLHGAPLAELSGDQDFQLFLHKNLEFTRKIKGDVAALQRVVCDTFQLCKEEELLLVRQDLGITQVPLEQCHSCTFQAEACFSQIRDGLRVYHGSLAAVLELLPEHAGLVETLQLDAANLSSNIQQQMEDLGLATVTYPTEDRGPLPAFSSHFHHQVGGFFILANFQRFLETAYRALRHLARL, from the exons ATGTGTTCCCTCACCC GCGTGCTGGCGCTGCTGCTGGGTGCGCTGCTGTGGGCGCCGTGGCGGGTGCTGCACGGGGCGCCGCTGGCCGAGCTCTCAGGGGACCAGgacttccagctcttcctgcaCAAGAACCTCGAGTTCACCCGCAAGATCAAGGGGGACGTGGCCGCGCTGCAGCGTGTGGTG TGCGACACCTTCCAGCTGTGCAaagaggaagagctgctgctggtgcgGCAGGACCTGGGCATCACGCAGGTGCCGCTGGAGCAATGCCACAGCTGCACCTTCCAGGCG GAGGCCTGCTTCAGCCAGATCCGCGACGGGCTCCGTGTCTACCATGGCTCCCTGGCCGctgtcctggagctgctgcccgAGCACGCCGGCCTGGTGGAGACCCTGCAGCTGGACGCTGCCAACCTCTCCTCCAACATCCAGCAGCAG ATGGAGGACCTGGGCCTGGCCACGGTGACGTACCCCACGGAGGACCggggccccctccccgccttcTCCTCCCACTTCCACCACCAGGTCGGCGGCTTCTTCATCCTGGCCAACTTCCAGCGGTTCCTGGAGACGGCGTACCGGGCGCTGCGGCACCTCGCCCGCCTCTGA
- the PSMD3 gene encoding 26S proteasome non-ATPase regulatory subunit 3, with translation MKQEGASRRRGDKAKAPPDGPPPAPPDVEMQEETAAAETAGERQPQRELDAITLEDIKEHVKQLEKAVSGKEPRYVLRALRALPSTSRRLNSNVLHKAINGFFTSNSTMRDFLLGFLEESMDTEAELQFRPRTGKAASAPLLPEVETYLQLLLVIYLMNSKRYPEAQKVSDDLMQKISSQNRRALDLVVAKCYYYHSRIYEFLNKLDVVRSFLHARLRTATLRHDADGQATLLNLLLRNYLHYNLYDQAEKLVSKSVFPEQANNNEWARYLYYTGRIKAIQLEYSEARRTMTNALRKAPQHTAVGFKQTVHKLLIVVELLLGEIPDRLQFRQPSLKRSLMPYFLLTQAVRTGNLAKFNQVLDQFGDKFQADGTYTLIIRLRHNVIKTGVRMISLSYSRISLADIAQKLQLDSPEDAEFIVAKAIRDGVIEASINHEKGYVQSKEMIDIYSTREPQLAFHQRISFCLDIHNMSVKAMRFPPKSYNKDLESAEERREREQQDLEFAKEMAEDDDDGFP, from the exons ATGAAGCAGGAGGGCGcgtcccgccgccgcggcgACAAGGCCAAGGCCCCCCCCGACGGgcctccgcccgccccccccgACGTGGAGATGCAGGAGGAGACAGCGGCGGCCGAAACGGCCGGGGAGCGGCAGCCGCAGCGGGAGCTTGACGCCATCACGTTGGAGG ATATCAAAGAGCACGTgaagcagctggagaaagccGTGTCGGGGAAGGAGCCGCGCTACGTCCTGCGTGCCTTGCGGGCTCTGCCCTCCACCTCCCGCCGACTCAACTCCAACGTGCTTCACAAAGCCATCAATGGCTTCTTCACCTCCAACAGCACCATGCGGGACTTCCTCCTCGGCTTCCTGGAGGAG TCCATGGACACGGAAGCTGAGCTGCAGTTTCGCCCACGGACGGGGAAGGCGGCCTCAGCCCCTCTCTTGCCAGAAGTGGAGACCTACCTCCAACTGCTTCTCGTCATCTACCTGATGAACAGCAAGCGATACCCAGAG GCTCAGAAAGTGTCCGACGACCTGATGCAGAAGATCAGTTCCCAAAACCGCCGGGCCCTTGACCTGGTGGTGGCAAAATGTTATTACTACCACTCCCGCATCTATGAATTCCTGAATAAACTCGACGTGGTCAGGAG CTTCCTGCACGCCCGGCTACGGACGGCCACGCTGCGCCACGATGCGGATGGGCAGGCCACCCTCCTGAACCTGCTGCTGAGGAACTATCTCCACTACAACCTCTATGACCAAGCAGAAAAGCTCGTCTCCAAGTCCGTGTTTCCCGAGCAGGCCAACAACAACGAGTGGGCTCGGTACCTCTATTACACAG GGCGCATcaaggccatccagctggagTACTCGGAGGCACGGAGGACCATGACGAACGCCTTGCGGAAGGCACCGCAGCACACGGCTGTTGGCTTCAAGCAGACG GTGCACAAGCTGCTCATCGTGGTGGAACTGCTGCTCGGGGAGATCCCGGACAGGCTCCAGTTCAGACAACCCTCCCTCAAGCGGTCGCTCATGCCCTATTTCCTCCTGACTCAGG ccgTCAGGACCGGGAACCTGGCCAAGTTCAACCAAGTCCTCGATCAGTTTGGGGACAAGTTCCAGGCCGACGGCACCTACACCCTGATCATTCGTCTGAGGCACAATGTCATCAAGACGG GTGTCCGTATGATCAGCCTCTCCTATTCTCGCATCTCCCTGGCCGATATTGCccagaagctgcagctggacAGCCCAGAGGATGCGGAGTTCATTGTCGCCAAG GCAATTCGGGATGGCGTGATCGAGGCCAGCATTAACCACGAGAAGGGCTACGTCCAGTCAAAGGAAATGATCGACATCTACTCCACCCGGGAGCCCCAGCTGGCTTTTCACCAGCGCATCTCTTTCTGCCTCGACATCCACAACATGTCCGTCAAG gCCATGAGGTTCCCACCCAAATCTTATAACAAGGACTTGGAATCTGCAGAG GAGCGCCGGGAGCGCGAGCAGCAGGACCTGGAGTTCGCAAAGGAGATGGCAGAGGACGATGATGACGGTTTTCCGTGA
- the GSDMA gene encoding gasdermin-A, whose protein sequence is MFKKVTKSIANQMDPSGNLVPVHSIIDHEHFRPLCLVRQDRQTTFHKHPPYKQTGYSLDDVLLPGEDSKSTESLFPNRGGQDSGQFTVKKSISDKVDANLSFPVDSASVDMKAGASSSREWSIKLEKSSIPVPKLQALTTERKINVNHSFIRQLKKKEQTLHVVHETIKTSEEVSYEECTKAEGNFMTKFYIKFSTKGSRDNKQGIIIPKGCTLAFKAIPLDIRDGSWDLMYFYQDRSLCISNGFSQGQLGVLQAEVKENCEILTNLYSKLRDIFLKAIKAAMRDRNLFQELTHKMEAVLDETDSCELKTESPDLKDLLSTLQHSSRHLLLKLARAITYTLDALDELTEDQLLLLLESLEEKIVSQQLKLVESILQCNIEFQKGPFSVDARLLSFPREEEQKLTIAMVEMSGVKLQEDGSAVCTEDDFSALAALTASLYVLDLLSNSK, encoded by the exons atgtttaaaaaagtcACCAAGTCCATAGCAAATCAAATGGATCCAAGCGGAAACCTGGTCCCAGTTCACAGCATCATAGACCATGAACATTTCAGACCCCTCTGTCTGGTGAGACAAGACAGACAAACAACTTTCCATAAACATCCCCCCTACAAACAGACAGGGTACAGCCTCGATGAcgtgctgctgcctggagaaGACAGTAAAAGCACAG AGTCCCTCTTTCCCAACCGAGGTGGTCAAGATTCAGGGCAATTTACAGTCAAAAAAAGCATCAGTGACAAAGTTGATGCGAATCTAAGCTTTCCTGTTGACTCTGCAAGCGTAGACATGAAAGCAGGTGCCTCCTCGTCCAGAGAGTGGTCCATCaagctggagaagagcagcatACCAGTACCAAAACTTCAGGCACTGACAACAGAAAG aaaaataaatgtgaatcaCTCCTTCATTCgacaactaaagaaaaaagaacaaactttaCATGTGGTTCatgaaacaataaaaacctCAGAGGAGGTCAGCTACGAGGAATGCACCAAGGCAGAGGGGAACTTCATGACCAAGTTTTACATCAAGTTTTCTACAAAG GGCTCCAGAGACAACAAACAAGGCATAATTATACCCAAGGGCTGCACCCTGGCCTTCAAGGCAATCCCGCTGGACATTAGAGATGGATCATGGG ATCTAATGTATTTCTATCAAGACAGATCACTGTGCATATCTAATG gtttCTCACAAGGACAGTTAGGAGTACTGCAGGCAGAAGTTAAAGAGAATTGTGAAATTCTCACCAATCTGTATTCTAAGCTGCGcgacatatttttaaaagccatcaAAGCTGCGATGAGAGACAGGAACCTCTTTCAAGAACTGACCCACAAA ATGGAAGCAGTTCTTGATGAAACTGATAGTTGtgagctgaaaacagaaagcccAGACTTAAAAGACCTGTTGAGCACCTTACAGCATTCTTCAAGACATCTCCTCCTTAAGCTGGCAAGAGCAATCACCTACACTCTTGACGCGTTAGATG AGCTAACGGAGGATCAGCTGCTGCTACTGCTAGAGTCTTTGGAAGAGAAGATTGTGTCCCAACAGCTTAAGCTG GTTGAGAGCATCTTGCAATGCAACATAGAATTCCAGAAGGGGCCCTTCAGCGTGGATGCCCGCTTGCTCTCCTTCCCACGAGAGGAGGAACAAAAATTAACCATTGCAATGGTTGAGATGAGTGGAGTGAAGCTCCAGGAAGACGGATCTGCTGTCTGTACCGAAGACGACTTCTCAGCCTTAGCAGCCCTAACTGCGTCTCTATATGTCCTCGATCTTCTGAGTAACTCAAAGTAG